In the genome of Candidatus Nitrosotenuis sp. DW1, one region contains:
- a CDS encoding CDC48 family AAA ATPase: MSEIILKIDEISQRHVGKGIAVIDPKVVKDNKWQAGQIVELMANKKTHVKIWPSSGDDFGTGIIRIDGLTRHNIGAGIGEKVSVKSVNAAEAEQIVLSPIEKISIEGLQEYMSSLYEGHVFTTGDTIIVNTQLGGKTQLVVTTTTPAKPVIVTEDTIFKLGSMTKAVDNSVPRITYDDLGGLRKEVLKIREMVELPMRHPELFEKLGIEAPKGVLLYGPPGTGKTLLAKAVAGETNAHFTSISGPEIFGKYYGESEERLRDVFKQAEENTPSIIFIDEIDSIAPKRDEVSGEVEKRIVSQLLTLMDGMKSRGKVVVIAATNRPDSIDPALRRPGRFDREIEIGIPDEEGRLEILNIHTRGMPVEENVNLQQIAKVTHGFVGADLEVLAKEAAIRSLRKILPEIDLAQDKISAEILQKIKITSDDFKEALKEVKPSALREVLVEVPNVTWDDVGGLESLKEELHEAIEWPLKHREALEYVDVAAPKGILLHGPPGTGKTLIAKAIAKMTESNFISVKGPELLSKWVGESEKGVREIFRKARQAAPCIIFFDEIDSLIPTRSGMDSSHVSENVVSQILTEIDGLEELNDVLVIGATNRLDMVDSALLRPGRFDRIIEVPKPDEKGRKHIFEIHTKKKPLESNVDLAEIVEMTNGYSGAEIAAVCDRAAFAALRRYVNSEKKSVKEIKITQSDLVEAVRKVRVAPTSTSAVA, translated from the coding sequence ATGAGTGAAATAATATTAAAAATTGACGAGATTTCCCAACGACATGTTGGAAAGGGAATAGCGGTAATTGATCCCAAAGTAGTAAAGGACAACAAATGGCAAGCAGGCCAAATTGTAGAGCTCATGGCAAACAAGAAAACCCATGTGAAAATCTGGCCAAGCTCGGGTGATGATTTTGGTACTGGGATTATTAGAATTGACGGCTTGACAAGGCACAATATTGGCGCAGGAATTGGCGAAAAGGTTTCAGTCAAAAGTGTAAATGCAGCAGAGGCAGAACAGATAGTCTTGTCCCCAATTGAGAAAATATCGATTGAAGGGCTACAGGAATACATGTCTTCTTTGTATGAGGGACATGTCTTTACAACTGGCGATACAATCATAGTAAATACGCAGCTTGGTGGAAAAACTCAGCTTGTTGTAACTACAACCACACCCGCAAAGCCGGTAATTGTAACCGAAGATACCATATTCAAGCTAGGCTCCATGACAAAGGCAGTTGACAATTCCGTACCAAGGATAACATATGACGACCTAGGCGGACTAAGAAAAGAGGTCCTAAAGATTAGAGAAATGGTAGAGTTGCCAATGCGACATCCTGAGCTCTTCGAAAAGCTAGGAATCGAGGCTCCAAAAGGCGTCCTTTTGTACGGACCTCCAGGCACGGGAAAAACCCTTCTTGCAAAGGCAGTTGCAGGCGAGACAAACGCGCACTTTACTTCAATTTCTGGCCCTGAAATCTTTGGAAAATACTATGGAGAAAGCGAGGAGAGACTACGTGATGTGTTCAAGCAGGCAGAAGAAAATACTCCAAGCATAATATTTATCGACGAAATCGACTCCATTGCGCCAAAGCGTGACGAGGTATCAGGCGAGGTAGAAAAAAGAATTGTTTCCCAGCTTTTGACATTGATGGACGGGATGAAATCAAGGGGTAAAGTTGTAGTGATTGCCGCAACAAACAGGCCAGACTCAATTGATCCGGCACTTAGAAGGCCAGGACGATTTGACAGGGAAATTGAGATAGGAATTCCAGACGAGGAAGGAAGGCTAGAAATTCTAAACATCCATACCCGCGGAATGCCAGTTGAGGAGAACGTAAACCTACAACAAATTGCAAAGGTAACGCACGGATTTGTCGGAGCTGACCTTGAGGTATTGGCAAAAGAGGCTGCAATCAGATCGCTTCGAAAAATTTTGCCAGAAATCGACCTTGCACAGGACAAGATTTCAGCTGAAATACTGCAGAAAATCAAGATAACGTCTGACGACTTTAAAGAAGCGCTCAAAGAGGTAAAGCCATCAGCGCTAAGAGAGGTCCTAGTAGAGGTACCAAACGTAACATGGGATGACGTAGGCGGATTAGAGTCGCTCAAAGAAGAGTTGCATGAGGCAATCGAGTGGCCACTAAAGCATAGGGAGGCATTAGAATATGTCGACGTTGCAGCGCCAAAGGGAATTCTCTTACACGGTCCACCAGGTACTGGAAAAACCCTGATCGCAAAGGCGATTGCAAAGATGACCGAATCAAACTTTATCAGCGTAAAGGGACCTGAGCTGCTATCAAAGTGGGTTGGCGAGTCAGAGAAAGGAGTGCGAGAAATATTCAGAAAGGCAAGGCAGGCTGCTCCATGCATCATATTCTTCGATGAGATAGATTCGCTCATTCCAACAAGAAGTGGAATGGACTCTTCGCACGTTTCAGAAAATGTAGTATCGCAAATACTCACAGAAATCGATGGACTTGAAGAGCTAAACGACGTACTGGTGATTGGCGCGACAAACAGGCTAGACATGGTAGATTCTGCTTTGTTAAGACCTGGAAGATTTGACAGGATAATCGAGGTTCCAAAACCAGACGAAAAAGGACGAAAACACATCTTTGAGATTCACACGAAGAAAAAGCCGCTTGAATCAAACGTTGACTTGGCAGAGATCGTAGAAATGACAAATGGATACAGTGGAGCAGAGATTGCCGCAGTATGCGATAGGGCTGCATTTGCTGCACTAAGAAGATATGTCAACAGTGAGAAAAAGTCAGTCAAAGAAATCAAGATCACACAAAGCGACCTAGTAGAGGCAGTTCGAAAAGTTCGAGTTGCCCCAACATCTACATCGGCAGTAGCCTAA
- the hsp20 gene encoding archaeal heat shock protein Hsp20, with translation MTMLFDDEFDRIFKKMSSSFMDLDNVFEESEKSGSTTFGPFYYGYSMTVGQDGKPVIKEYGNVKPGLLPSSESREPLIDAIIDEKEKTLKLIAEMPGVEKKDISVVVEGKTVHIDAEHGEKKYHGNAPIRHEVDEDSVKATYTNGILEMVFKLKEQKPKGKTVEVN, from the coding sequence ATGACAATGTTATTCGACGACGAATTTGACAGAATCTTCAAGAAAATGTCCAGCTCCTTCATGGATCTAGACAATGTCTTTGAGGAATCTGAAAAATCAGGTAGCACGACTTTCGGTCCATTCTATTACGGTTATTCAATGACCGTTGGACAAGACGGCAAGCCTGTGATAAAAGAATATGGAAATGTAAAGCCAGGGTTACTCCCAAGCTCAGAATCCAGAGAGCCACTAATCGATGCAATTATTGATGAAAAGGAAAAAACCCTCAAACTGATTGCGGAAATGCCAGGTGTCGAAAAGAAAGACATCAGCGTTGTAGTTGAGGGCAAAACAGTACACATCGATGCAGAACACGGTGAGAAAAAGTACCACGGCAATGCACCGATAAGGCATGAGGTAGATGAAGACTCGGTAAAGGCCACATACACAAATGGAATCTTGGAGATGGTCTTTAAGCTAAAGGAGCAAAAGCCAAAGGGTAAAACGGTGGAGGTTAACTAA
- a CDS encoding cyclase family protein, translating to MKPIDLTLTISQDIPSFPGSPRPHFMPWAEIKKEKYNLEMLFLSTHTGTHVDAPYHFIKNGRKIHQINPERFVCNAILIRVKGTPNYKITKKDIIEFESNYGSIPSKSAVIFHTGWNDNLERKDFFEKNPGITESAARYLSLKKISLVGIDSPSIDTGSNASFSAHKILLKSDVLVLENLCNLGRIKKTHFGIIALPLKLQGATGSPVRAVAF from the coding sequence GTGAAACCAATAGATCTTACACTGACCATTTCGCAAGATATCCCTAGTTTCCCAGGATCGCCAAGACCCCATTTTATGCCGTGGGCCGAAATCAAAAAGGAAAAATACAATCTAGAGATGCTTTTTTTGAGCACCCATACTGGAACCCACGTTGATGCTCCATACCACTTTATAAAAAATGGCAGAAAAATTCACCAAATTAATCCTGAGAGATTTGTGTGCAACGCAATTCTGATCAGAGTCAAGGGAACACCAAATTATAAAATCACAAAAAAGGACATTATTGAGTTTGAAAGCAATTATGGCTCAATTCCTTCAAAATCTGCAGTCATTTTCCATACTGGGTGGAACGATAACTTGGAAAGAAAGGACTTTTTTGAGAAAAATCCGGGCATAACAGAGTCTGCAGCAAGATACCTGTCTTTGAAGAAAATAAGCCTTGTTGGGATTGATTCGCCAAGTATCGACACTGGCTCAAATGCATCTTTTTCAGCTCACAAGATACTACTAAAATCAGATGTCTTGGTTTTAGAGAACCTCTGCAACCTTGGCAGAATAAAAAAGACACATTTTGGGATAATCGCGTTACCATTGAAGCTTCAAGGCGCGACAGGATCCCCTGTTCGCGCAGTTGCGTTTTAG
- the amrS gene encoding AmmeMemoRadiSam system radical SAM enzyme, with the protein MSSVYITNCCNSVVLTREAILYEKLPDDKVKCTACARYCEIKDSQVGLCGVRGNVGGKLELFVYGKVIVGNVDPIEKKPVIHYRPGTKIFSIATTGCNWLCKYCQNYDISQRRKIEGTDMTPEQVAESAISHGADGIAYTYNEPSIFIEFARDCGIAARKRGLFNVFVSNGYDTPQSVKMMGEFLDCITVDFKGSAEPGFTRKYIGVPDPKPIFDSLLEIRDTTKIHVEITDLIVPQVGDSLEYAKKLSKFIYDEFGPEMPIHFLRFHPDYKMMEFPSTPIETLEKHYEIAKKEGLQYVYLGNVPGHKYEHTYCPECKNIAVGRYGFDITQWNLDDHNRCKFCSKQIPIIGPLDKKYKRNRFQFVV; encoded by the coding sequence ATGAGCTCTGTTTATATTACAAATTGCTGTAATAGTGTAGTTTTGACCAGAGAGGCCATTCTTTATGAAAAGTTGCCTGATGATAAGGTAAAGTGTACTGCATGCGCCAGATACTGTGAGATCAAAGATTCCCAGGTGGGCCTTTGCGGGGTTAGGGGAAACGTCGGCGGCAAGCTTGAGCTCTTTGTATATGGCAAAGTAATTGTGGGAAACGTCGACCCAATTGAAAAAAAACCGGTAATCCATTATCGGCCCGGAACTAAGATATTCTCAATAGCAACGACTGGCTGTAACTGGCTTTGCAAGTACTGCCAAAACTACGACATTTCCCAACGAAGAAAAATAGAGGGAACCGACATGACACCAGAACAGGTGGCAGAATCTGCCATATCTCATGGTGCGGATGGAATTGCATATACGTACAACGAGCCCTCAATTTTCATCGAGTTTGCACGTGACTGCGGTATTGCCGCAAGAAAAAGAGGACTGTTTAACGTCTTTGTTTCAAATGGCTACGATACTCCACAGAGTGTAAAAATGATGGGAGAATTTTTGGACTGCATCACAGTTGACTTTAAGGGAAGCGCAGAACCTGGATTTACAAGAAAATACATTGGAGTCCCAGACCCAAAACCAATCTTCGACTCTCTTTTAGAAATCAGGGATACGACAAAAATTCATGTCGAGATAACGGATCTAATTGTGCCACAGGTCGGCGACAGTTTGGAGTATGCGAAAAAATTATCCAAATTTATCTACGATGAGTTTGGGCCTGAAATGCCGATTCATTTTTTGCGATTTCATCCAGACTACAAGATGATGGAATTTCCCTCAACCCCAATCGAAACTTTGGAAAAACATTACGAAATTGCAAAAAAAGAAGGACTGCAATATGTGTATTTGGGAAACGTTCCAGGACACAAATACGAGCACACATACTGCCCAGAGTGTAAAAATATTGCAGTCGGGCGATACGGGTTTGATATAACACAGTGGAATTTAGATGATCATAACAGATGCAAGTTTTGCTCAAAGCAAATCCCGATCATTGGGCCACTGGATAAGAAATACAAAAGAAACAGATTTCAGTTTGTAGTCTAA
- a CDS encoding NADH-quinone oxidoreductase subunit I produces MPVAILPDIGEQMCIGCALCVEICTTLGPDVLRVKPVEGWKRGKAFVFYPERCISDGACIGVCPTKAIFWMRPMDFTVGQPVPLYKNSVFVKGWTELID; encoded by the coding sequence ATGCCAGTAGCAATTTTACCAGACATTGGTGAACAAATGTGCATCGGATGCGCACTATGCGTTGAAATCTGCACAACATTGGGACCAGATGTACTCAGAGTAAAACCAGTCGAAGGCTGGAAAAGAGGAAAGGCATTCGTCTTTTACCCAGAAAGATGCATCTCCGATGGAGCATGCATTGGAGTTTGCCCAACAAAAGCAATCTTCTGGATGAGACCAATGGACTTCACCGTAGGTCAACCAGTTCCTCTGTACAAGAACTCAGTCTTCGTTAAGGGCTGGACTGAACTCATCGATTAA
- a CDS encoding Lrp/AsnC ligand binding domain-containing protein, producing the protein MPTAFILLNSDLGSDQEIIVKLKEILAVEKGIKFEVQGVYGIYDIVVKIEADNPDHLRSIITNKIRKIEKVQSTLTMMVIEEQEGL; encoded by the coding sequence TTGCCAACCGCATTCATACTTTTGAACTCTGATCTGGGTTCTGACCAAGAAATTATCGTGAAGCTAAAGGAGATTCTTGCAGTCGAAAAGGGCATCAAATTTGAGGTCCAAGGAGTCTATGGAATCTACGATATTGTAGTCAAAATAGAAGCAGACAACCCAGATCACCTAAGAAGCATCATCACAAACAAGATAAGAAAAATCGAAAAGGTCCAGTCCACTCTTACCATGATGGTAATCGAAGAACAAGAAGGCCTATAG
- a CDS encoding aminotransferase class V-fold PLP-dependent enzyme, with translation MNFDLDTYGAFIGSNKIYLNNASSSLIPLKSIKAMTDFIIQYNESGPDSIDFGVNLAERYNQLRQTISKLIRCRPEEVILTQSTTEGINTVAGGLSFPKNSNIVIRGTTHEHHSNYYPWLRLAKSVELRSVPNDTNGFFEISEFEKQLDENTRLVSLSHALYNTGAIMPVEQIGKILEEKNIPYFLDAAQTVGGIGDYDFSRTKCSFMAFNGYKWLCGPMGIGIFYCKKDSANLLEPAQIGGESAMIYDNDKIAYKDIPDKFQAGFRNYPAIVGLETSVSYLLHLGLDNIRKKVISLANLFRDEIVKIPDVTLYGPEDQERRTSIVPFSIGKKLPQEVVEQLEKRGIVLAVREISDTKIVRAAPHFFNTETDILKTVDAIKKL, from the coding sequence ATGAATTTCGATCTGGACACATATGGTGCGTTTATCGGCTCAAACAAGATCTATCTGAATAATGCGTCTTCGTCTCTAATTCCTCTAAAAAGCATCAAGGCCATGACTGACTTTATCATACAGTACAATGAATCTGGACCAGATTCGATTGATTTTGGAGTCAATCTTGCAGAAAGATACAATCAGCTAAGGCAAACCATTTCCAAGCTGATACGATGCAGACCAGAAGAAGTGATTTTGACCCAGAGTACCACAGAGGGAATCAACACGGTTGCAGGTGGACTGTCTTTTCCAAAAAATTCCAATATCGTAATTAGAGGAACCACTCATGAACATCATTCTAATTATTATCCGTGGTTACGCCTTGCCAAGTCAGTTGAGTTACGCAGTGTACCCAATGACACAAATGGGTTTTTCGAGATTTCTGAATTCGAAAAACAGCTAGACGAAAATACAAGACTAGTTTCATTGAGTCATGCATTGTACAATACTGGGGCAATCATGCCAGTTGAGCAAATTGGTAAAATCCTAGAAGAGAAGAACATTCCGTACTTTTTAGATGCAGCTCAAACGGTTGGCGGTATTGGCGATTATGATTTTAGCAGAACAAAATGCAGTTTTATGGCCTTTAATGGTTACAAGTGGCTCTGCGGCCCAATGGGCATTGGGATATTTTACTGCAAAAAAGACTCTGCCAATTTGCTAGAACCAGCTCAGATAGGAGGTGAATCGGCAATGATATACGACAATGACAAAATAGCATACAAGGACATTCCCGATAAATTTCAGGCAGGGTTTAGAAATTACCCTGCAATTGTCGGGTTGGAAACGTCTGTTTCATATTTGTTGCATTTGGGACTAGACAACATTAGGAAAAAAGTCATCAGTCTTGCAAACTTGTTCAGAGATGAAATTGTGAAAATTCCAGATGTAACTCTGTATGGTCCAGAAGATCAGGAAAGAAGGACCAGCATTGTACCGTTTTCCATAGGCAAAAAATTACCGCAAGAAGTAGTAGAACAGCTGGAAAAACGCGGCATCGTCTTGGCAGTAAGGGAAATATCAGACACAAAAATCGTGCGTGCGGCACCGCACTTTTTTAACACAGAAACGGATATTCTAAAAACGGTTGACGCAATAAAGAAGCTATAG
- a CDS encoding dual specificity protein phosphatase 23, with protein MSKPGNLWRKIHGKITKRPTNFSWLIENKLAGCGMPTSFEEMNWIRNQGVKSIVTMTEESLPNSWLDEIEYLHVPTEDLTAPDLEKIDNAVDYIDERIKNKEPVMVHCAAGIGRTGTILASYLIKYQKMTAKDAIEKLRNERPGSVQSDVQEMAVSMYEKYLKHKD; from the coding sequence ATGAGTAAGCCGGGAAATCTTTGGCGCAAAATCCATGGCAAAATAACAAAAAGACCTACAAACTTTTCATGGCTCATAGAAAACAAGCTGGCAGGCTGTGGAATGCCAACAAGCTTTGAAGAAATGAACTGGATTAGAAATCAGGGCGTCAAGTCAATTGTAACAATGACGGAAGAAAGTCTCCCTAATTCATGGCTAGATGAAATAGAATACCTACACGTTCCAACCGAAGACCTAACCGCGCCGGATCTTGAAAAAATTGATAATGCAGTTGACTATATCGATGAGCGAATCAAAAACAAAGAACCGGTAATGGTACACTGTGCTGCTGGAATTGGAAGGACTGGAACTATTTTGGCAAGTTATTTGATCAAGTATCAAAAAATGACAGCAAAGGATGCAATCGAAAAGCTAAGAAATGAAAGGCCTGGCTCCGTCCAATCAGATGTGCAGGAAATGGCAGTATCCATGTATGAAAAATACCTAAAACATAAAGACTGA